One Isoptericola dokdonensis DS-3 genomic window, CGATGGACCCGCCGCCCCGGGCCCGCAGGGCCGCGACGACGGCACGGCAGCCGAGGTAGACGCCGGTGAGGTTGACGGCGATGACGGCGTCCCACTTGGCCCGGGGGTAGTGCTCGATCGGCCCGGCGTTCGCGATGCCCGCGTTGTTGACGAGCACGTCCAGGCCGCCCCAACCGGCCACGACGTCCGCCACGACGGCGGCCCAGCCGTCCTCGTCGGTGACGTCCAGGCGGGCGAACCGCACCCGGTCGCCGAGGTCGGCGGCGAGCGCGCTCCCCTCGTCCTCCAGCAGGTCGGCGACGACGACGCGCGCACCGGCGTCGTGCAGCGCGCGCACGTACGCGGCACCGATGCCGCGTGCCCCGCCGGTGACCAGGGCGACACGGCCGGAGAGGTCGAACAGGGTGGTGGCCGCCGCGGTCACGACGCGACCTGCACGACGAGGCGGCCCGTGGTGGCGCCGGTCGCGAGCAGCTCGACCGCCTCGGGGGCCTTGTCGAACGGCACGACGTCGGCGACGACCGGACGGATCACCCCGTCGGCGGCGAGCCGGACGAGCTCGGCGTGCGCGGTGTCGACGAGCGCGGGGTCGCGCTGCGCGTACAGGCCCCAGTGCAGGCCGACGACGGAGTAGTTCTTCACCAGGGCGTGGTTGGCGCGCACCGGCGGGATCTGGCCGCTGGCGAACCCGACGACGACGATCCGCCCCTCGAACGCGACGCACTTCGTGGACGCCTCGAACGAGGCCCCGCCCACGGGGTCGAACACGACGTCGGCACCGTGGCCGCCGGTGATCTCCTTGACCGCGGCGGCGACGTCGTCGGAACGCAGCAGGACGTGCTCCGCGCCGGCGGCACGGGCGACGGCGGCCTTGGCGTCGCTGCCGACCACCCCGATCACCCGGGCGCCCGCCGCCCGGCCGAGCTGGCAGGCCGCCGTGCCCACGCCACCCGCGGCGGCGTGCACGAGCAGGGTCTCCCCGGCGGCGAGCCCGGCGCGACGGTGCAGGCCGAACCACGCGGTCTGGTAGGCGACCGTCAGCGCGGCGGCCTGCGCGTCGTCGAGCGGGGCGGGCGCGGGGTGCAGCAGGGCGGCGGGGAGGACGACCTCCTCGGCGAGCACGCCGATGTGGGACCCGACGACCCGGTCGCCGACGGCGACGCGGTCGACCCCGGCGCCGACGGCCGTGACCTCGCCGCACAGCTCGATGCCCGGCACGAACGGCGGCTCGGGGCGGACCTGGTACTGCCCGCGCGCCAGGAGCACGTCGGGGAAGTTCACCGCGACGGCCAGGACGCGGACGGACGCCTCGCCGGGCCCGGGCGGCGGGACCTCGACGTCGTCGAGGCTCATCACCTCGGTGGGTTCGCCGGTGCGGTGCACGCGCCAGGCGCGGGTGGTGCGGGTCATCCGTCCTCCACGGTGATGCTTCGCAGGAAGAGGTCGGCGAGCTGGCTCGCCACCTCGGTCTTGGACTCTGGTCCCGACGGCGAGTACCAGTACGACAGGTAGTGCACGTCGGAGTAGAAGTGGGCGATGAGCACGGGCCGCGGGACGTCCGTGCGCACCACGCCCTCGGCCTGCGCGCGGGCCACGAGCGCCGCGAACTCGTCGTGGTACTCGCGCCGACGACGGGTCACCTCCTGGTTCCGCGCCGGGGTCAGCATGTGCATGCTCCGGAAGAACACCGTGCCCTCGGGCATGAGGTCGATGGACGTCTCGACGACGTCGACGCAGACGGCCCGGATGACGTCGAGGGTCGCGCCGCCCTGCGCGACGATCTCGTCGAGGCGGCGCTTCTGGAGCGTGAGGATCCGGTCGTAGATGGCGAAGAGCAGGTCGTCCTTCGACTGGAAGTAGTGGTACATGGCGCCCTTGGTGACGCCGGCGGCCTCGACGATCTGCTGGACGCTGGTGGTGGCGTAGCCCTGGCTCGCGAAGAGGTCCAGGGCAGCCTTCAGCACGGCGTCGGCGACGGGGGTGGTCTTCATGAGGACATCCTTCACCCGAGCGGCAGGATCGACGCGCCACCGTCGATCCGGAGTGTCTGGCCGGTGATCCACGCCGCGTCCGACGACAGCAGGAACGCGACGGGGCCGGCGACGTCCGCGGGCTCGCCGAGCCGCCGGAGGGGGTACCCGGCGGCCACCTCCTCCTCACGGTCGACGTAGAGCGCCTCGGCGAGGCGGGTCCGCACGACGGCGGGGGCCACGGCGTTGACCCGCAGGCGCGGGGCGAGCTCGTGGGCGAGCTGTGCGGTCAGGTTGATGAGCGCCGCCTTGGAGACGCCGTAGAACGCGATGTTCGGGCTCGCGGTGGTGCCGGCGATCGACGCCGTGTTCACGACGGAGTCCGCCAGCCCGGCCGCGACGGCGTCGCGCGTCCACTCCAGGGCGGCGACGACGTTGACGTCGATGATCTTGCGGATCACGGACGGCTCGGTCTCCAGCGCGGGCCCCCAGGCGGGGTTGATGCCCGCGTTGTTGACCAGGTGGTCGAGTCGGCCGTGCCGCTCGAGGGTGTGGGCGAGCACCTCGTCGCGGTGCGCCGGGTCGTCGGCCTTGCCGGCGACGGCGGAGGCATGATCCTCCCCCAGCTGCGCGACGGCCGCGGCGAGGCTGTCGGCCTTGCGCCCCGTGAGCACGACCCGTCCGCCCTCGGCGACGATCCGCTCGGCCACGGCATAGCCGATGCCGCGGCTGCCGCCGGTGATGATCGTGACCTTGTCCTCGAACCTGCGCACCCGTCACCCCGTCGAACGTCGTCGTCCCGGTCGCCACCACCGCCTGGCGTACCGTCTGGTCGGTTTGTGATGCCGACTCTAGCACCGCTCGGCGTCGCGCGGGACCGCCGACCGGGCGGAACCGGCCCGGCACCCACGTTGCCCCCGCGAGGAGGTCGCGGCAGGGTGGGGCCATGGACTTCACGCGCCCGATCCCCCCGGACCCGTACTCCCTGCTCCCCGTCCCGGCGACGTTCACCCTGACCAGCCCCGACCTCACCGACGGGGCGGCGATGTCGGCCGAGCACGCCGTGGACGGCGGCAACACCTCCCCCGAGCTGTCCTGGTCCGGCTTCCCTGCCGACACGCGGTCGTTCGTCGTGAGCTGCTTCGACCCCGACGCGCCGACGCCCTCGGGCTACTGGCACTGGCACCTGCTGGACGTGCCCGCGGACGTGACCTCGCTGCCGCGCGGCGCCGGGTCCGCGGACGGCGCGCTCCTCCCGGCCGGAGCGTTCCAGCTCACCTCCGACGGCGGCCAGGAGGGCTTCGAGGGTGCCGGTCCGCCGCCCGGGGACCACGCGCACCGCTACGTGTTCGCGGTGCACGCGCTCGACGTCGACTCCCTCGGCCTGTCGACCGACAACACGAACGTGCACGCCGCGTTCAACGTCTACTTCCACACCCTCGCCCGGGCCACCCTCACCGGGACGTACCAGCGATGAACGACCCGACCGCCGCGCTCCTGCCCACCCTGGGCGACCTCGACTGGGTGCCCGCGGTCGGGCGCCCCGACCTGCTGGCGGACCCGGTCGCGGCGGTGCTGACCGCGTGGGCCGGCGTCGACGACCGGGCCGCGACGAGCGTCGCGGTGGCCGAGATCGACCCCGACCACGCGGACACCGCCACCCTCAACACCGTGCACGGGCTGCCGCCCGAGGCGTCGGCCAACTGCGTCGTCGTCGCGGGGCGCCGTGGGGAGGTCGAACGCGTCGCCGCGTGCGTCGTCCCCGCGACCACGGCGGCGGACGTCAACACGCGCGTGCGCAAGCTCCTCGACGTCCGCAAGGCGTCGTTCCTGCCGATGGAGCGCGCCACCCGCGAGACCGGGATGGAGTACGGCGGCATCACCCCGCTCGGCCTGCCGGCGGGCTGGCGGGTGCTCGTGGACGAGCGGTTCCGCGCGCCGGGCTCCCTCGCGCTGATGGGTTCGGGCCTGCGCCGCTCGAAGGTGCTGATGCCGGGACCGCTGCTGTGCGAGCTGCCCGGGGTCGAGGTCGTCGCGGACCTCGGGGTCGTCAGGGGCTGATCAGCACTCGGCGCGGCCGCGGCGCCAGTAGCCCATGAAGGCCACGGACTTGCGGTCGACGCCGCGGTGCGTCACCAGGTGGCGGCGCAGCGTCTTGATGACGCCCGCCTCCCCCGCGAACCACGCGTACAGCGTCGTGTCCTGGACGAGCGGGCGGCCGTCGGCGTCCACCGGGACCTCCCACAGGACGTCGGTGTCGATGTCGACGTCGGCGAGCTCGCCGTCCAGGTCGACGCCGGCGGCCGTGATCGCGGGGGCCGGCACGCCGGGCACCTCGTCGACGGACGCGCGGACGCCGAGGGCCAGCATGCGGTCGGCGGCACCCTGGACGGCGGGCACGAGCAGGTCGCCGTGCTCGCGGTCCTCGCGGGCGAGCCAGGTGACACGGACGCCCGCGGGTGCGACGAGGGTCCAGCGGTCCTCGGCGTGCGGGACCTCGAGGAAGACCTCGCCCACGGCGTCGTCGGGCAGCGACTCGCAGATGGAGGCGATGGCCGGCACCGCCGTCTCGTCACCGGCGAGGAGCAACGCGTGGCTGGTGGCCGGCGGGTTGAACTCGAGCCCGCCGTGCGGGCCGTCGTGCGCGGCGTCGGGCCCGATGATCACGAGCGGCGAGCCGGGGCGGGCACCGTTGGCCCAGCGTGACGCGGGGCCGGTGTCGCCGTGCAGCACGATGTCGACGTCGACCTCGCGCAGGTCCGGCCGCACCGCGCGCACCGTGTAGGTGCGCAGCGGGTTGCGACGCTCCTCGGGCAGCTCGCGCCACGTCGTGAACCAGTCGGGGTTCTGGCGGTCGAGGTACTCCCAGCCGCCGCAGGGGGCGGGCAGGAGGAACTTGATGCGCTGGTCGCGGCCGTTGTCGGCGAACCGGTCGAGGTCCTGGCCGGTGAACGTGATCCGGACGAAGGACGGGCAGAGCCGGGTGACCCGCGAGACCTCGACGTCGAACATCTTGTAGGGCGTCGTCACGCTCGTGGTCTCAGCGGTGGCCGTCTGCGTCATGCAGGCAAGCCTAACCTCGCCAGGAGGGTGGTTGGCAACCACCGTGACCCACGCCACACCGGTCACCTGGGAACACGTCCCACCGGGGCACGGTTGACGCGGGCATGCCCACGGTTCACGTCGACATCTGGTCGGACATCGCCTGCCCCTTCTGCTACGTCGGCAAGCGGAACTTCGAGTCCGCCGTCGCCGCGAGCGACGTCGACGTCGAGGTGACGTACCGCTCGTTCCAGCTCTCCCCCGACATGCCCACCGACGTCTCCGGCACCCACGCCGAGATGCTCGCCGCGAAGATGGGCGTCGACGTCGACACCGCCCGCGGCATGGAGGCCCGCACCACGGGCCTCGCCCGCGAGGTCGGGCTCGACTTCGACTACGAGGCGCTGCACCCGGCCAACACCCTGCTCGCCCACCGGCTGCTGCACCTGGCCAAGGCCCACGGCCTCCAGGGCGAGATGAAGGAGCGGCTGCTGGCCGCCTACTTCACACAGGGCCGCCACGTCGGTCGCCTCGACGAGCTCGTCGACCTCGCGGCCGAGGTCGGGCTCGACGCCACCGAGGTCCGCGCCGCGCTGACCGGCGACGACTACACCGCCGACGTCGAGCAGGACGTCGCGCAGGCCGCCGCCTACGGGATCCGCGGCGTGCCGTTCTTCGTGCTCGACGGCCGGCTCGCCGTGTCCGGCGCGCAGCCTCCCGAGGTGTTCGCGAGCGCGCTGCGCCAGGCCACGGAGCAGGTCGCGTGACCGGGACCGTCCCCACGACCGACGGCCTCGACCCGGCCCCGGCGGCAGCACCCACCGCCGCAGCCTCGCCGTTCGTCGTCGTCGGCGGCGACGCGGCGCTCTGCGAGGGCGACGTGTGCGCCGTCCCGACCGCACCGGACGCGCCCGGCGGCGTCCTCCCGCTGGCGGCTCCCCCGGCCACCTGATCTGATCGGAGCACCACGACCGACAGGGGTGCGCGATGGGGATCGTCACACGCGGGTTCGGCGGGCGCCGCGAGGTCGACCCGGACGTCCCACCGGGGCAGTACGTCACGGACGACTTCCCGGTGCTGTCCACGGGGCCGACGCCGAACGTCGACGAGGACCGCTGGTCGCTGGAGGTCCGGACCGAGACCGGTGAGACACGGCGCTGGGACTGGTCGGCCCTGCTCGCGCTGCCGGCCGAGGACGTCACCACCGACATCCACTGCGTGACGCACTGGTCGAAGCTCGGCACCACCTGGCGCGGCGTCTCCGTGGACACGCTGCTGGCCGACGTCGAGACCTCCGCGGACTTCGTCATGGCGCACTCCTTCGGCGGGTACACCACCAACGTGCCGCTGGAGGACCTCACCGACGGCAGGGCGTGGATCGCCTACGAGTTCGAGGGGGAGCCCCTGGACCCGGTGCACGGCGGCCCGGCCCGGCTGCTGGTGCCGCACCTGTACTTCTGGAAGAGCGCGAAGTGGGTGCGCGAGCTGGAGCTCATGACGACCGAGGACCTCGGGTTCTGGGAGGTCAACGGGTACCACGCCTACGGCGACCCCTGGCTCGAGCAGCGGTACGCGTGACCCCCTGGCTCGCCGCGACGGTGGTCGGCACCCGGGCGCTCACCGCGGCGTCGCGCACGCTCGTCCTGGCCGTCCCCGGCTTCCAGGGTGCGCGGCCCGGCCAGCACGTCGACGTGCGGCTCACCGCTCCCGACGGCTACCAGGCGTCCCGGTCGTACTCGCTGGCCGCGACCGGCACCGACGAGCGGGTCGAGCTCGCCGTCGCCGCCGTGCCGGACGGCGAGGTGTCGCCCTACCTCGTCGAGGTCGCCCGTCCCGGCGACGTGATGGAGGTCCGCGGGCCGCTCGGCGGCTATTTCGTCTGGGACCCGGCGGATCCCTCCCCCGTGCTGCTCGTCGCCGGCGGGTCCGGCGTCGTGCCCCTGGTCGCGATGCTGCGCGCCCGTGCCGCTGCGGGGAGCGGCACGCCGTTCCTGCTCGTGCTGTCCGTGCGGACGCGCGCCGACGTGATGTTCGCCGACGAGCTGAGCGACCCCGGCGACGGGGTGACCGTGCGTCGCGTCGTCACCCGCGAGGCCGACGGCGACCGGCCGGCGGGCAGGCTCGGCGCTGCCGACCTCGACGCCACCGGCTTCGGTCCCGACGACGCACCGGCCGTGTTCGTCTGCGGCCCCACCGGGTTCGTCGAGCACGCCGCCACCATGCTCACCGGGCTCGGCCACCCGGCGGCGCGGGTGCGGACCGAACGCTTCGGAGGCACCTCATGACGCTCCCGCGACCCCTCCCTCTGGACGGCAACGCCGCCGCCGGTCCCCTCGCTGCCGTGCTCGCCGGCGACGCCACCACCGCCACCGCCCGCTGCGCCGGGTGCGGCGCCACCGCTGTGCTGGCCACCGCCGTCGTGTACCGCACCGCCATGGGCACCGTCGTGCGCTGCGCATCCTGCGAGCAGGTGCTCGCCGTCGTGGTCGAGCGCCCCGCCGGCGCGACCGTCTCCGTGCGCGGGTGCGCCTGGGTGCGCGTCGCGGGGTGATCGGGCGGCGGCGCCCACGGCCGCGGGTGCATGATCGTTCACCTCTCCGACGTGTGCACGTTCGGTGACATCGGCACGACGCCGGTCAGGCCGTACGCGTCGCCCAGAACGCCACGGCCGACGCGGCGGCCACGTTGAGGGAGTCCACCGCCCCGGCCATGGGGATCTTCACCACGACGTCCGCAGCCGCGACGGTGCGCGGCTTGAGGCCGTCGCCCTCGGCGCCGAGCACCAGCGCGAGCCGCTCGGGCGGGTCGGCGGCGAGGTCGTCGAGGCTGACCGCGTCGTCGCTCAGCGCGAGGGCCGCGACGGCGAACCCGAGACCGCGCAGCAGGTCCGCGCCACCGACGTGCCCGGCGTCCGAGGCGACCGGCCAGTCCGGGATCCGCGTCCACGGCACCTGGAACACCGTGCCCATCGAGACGCGCACCGACCGCCGGTAGAGCGGGTCCGCGCAGCGCGGCGTCACCAGCACCGCGTCGACGCCCAGCGCGGCGGCGCTGCGGAAGATGGCCCCGACGTTCGTGTGGTCGACGATGTCCTCCAGCACGGCGACGCGGCGCGCCCCGGCGCCGTCGCGAGCGGCACCCAGGAGCTCGGCGACGTCGGGCAGGACGGGGCGGTGCATGGCCGCGAGCGCCCCGCGGTGCAGGTGGAAGCCGGTGATCTGCTCCAGCACGGGCTCGTCGGCGACGTAGACGGGGGCCTCGGGGTGCTCGGCGAGCACGTCGGCCATCGACTCCAGCCAGCGGTCGGCCATGAGGAAGGACCGGGGCCGGTGCCCGGCGGCGAGGGCGCGGCGGATGACGTTGGACGACTCCGCCATGAACAGCCCCTCGGCGGGCTCGCGGACGGTGCGCAGTTTGACGTCGGTGAGGCCGGTGTAGTCGTGCAGGCGCGGGTCGGCGGGGTCGGTGACACGGACGAGGGCGGGATGGTTCACCCGGTGATTCTCCCAGGCGCACCGGGCACGCCGGGCGGTGCCGGGGTCAGGACGCCGGGACGAGCCGGGCGGTGAGCTCGCGCCACACCTGCGTGCCGACGCCGCCGGGGGCACGGTCGAACACGTGGTCGGCGGCAGGCACGAGGACGACGTCGTGGGTCACGCCGTGGGTGCGCAGCACGTCGCCGAGCTGCTGCGTCCCGGCGGCGGGCACGAGGTGGTCGGCGGCGCCGTGCACCATCAGGGTGGGCGGGGAGACGTCGGTGACGTGGACGGCGGGCCAGATGCTCGCGTACCGATCGGGCACCTCGTCGGGGGTGCCACCGGTGTACGTCTCGGCGTAGCGGCGGGCGTCGGCGCCGAGCAGCGGGTCGGGGTTGTCGTGGAACGCCACCGGCGAGGCGACGGGGTACAGGGCGCTGACGGCGGTGACGGGCGGGACGGGACCCTCGCAGGCGGGCGCCAGGGTGCCGGCGGCGCCGCGGTAGGCGACGTCGAGGGCGAGGTTGCCGCCGGCGGAGTCCCCGGCGAGGAGCACCCGGCCGGGGTCTCCCCCGTGGTCGGCGGCGTGCTGCCCGAGCCAGACGAGCGCGCAGGCGACCTGGGCCTCGGCGGTGTCCCAGCGGGGGGTGGTGGCGGTGGCGAGCGGGTAGTCGACGCTCGCCACCAGGTAGCCCTGGTCGGCGAACCAGGTGGCGTGCGCGGCGGTGCCCGCCTGTGCGCGGTGCCCGCCGGTCCAGCCGCCGCCGTGCACCAGCACCACGACCGGCGCGGCGGCGGCCGACGTGCCGGTCCCGCCGTCGGGCAGCCACAGCGACAGGCCGAGGGGGACGCCGTCCTGCTCGCCGTAGGTCACGTCGACGTCGTGGGCGCGGCGGTCCTGCGACACCCGGAACATCTCGGCGATGTCGACGGCGACCTCGTGCTCCTGCGCGACGCGCAGCTGCACGGTGACCACGACGACCGAGCACACGGCCGCGACCAGCCCGGCGCACACCACCACGACCCGCGCGACCGAACCGTGCCGCAGCAGCGCGACGGCTCCGAGCAGGGTGACGACCAGCCCTGCCACGGCGAGCCAGACCGCCCACGCGGACGCCTGCGCCCCGAGATGCCCGAGGCCCGGCACGCCGGGCAGCAGCGCACCGACGGCGACGAGGGCGAGCAGCACCGCGACGACGGCGAGCACGACGACCGTGACGCTGCGCCGACGCCCGTCACGTGGCCTCCGGTCGTGGTGGTCGTCGTCACGGGAGCCGGTCGTCGCGGCCCCCGACCCACCGGCGCGGACCGTCGGGGTCCGGCCGGTGGGCGGGGCGGCGTGGTGGGGCGGGTGCGCGCTCATCGCGGACACCCTCCCACGGACCGGCCCGCTCAGTCACCGTCCTCGTCGTCGTCCGTCAGGGGGGCGGCGAACTGGCTGGCGTACAGCCGGGCGTAGGCGCCGCCCGCCGCGAGGAGCGTCTCGTGGTCGCCCTGCTCGACGATGCGGCCGTGCTCCATGACGACGATGAGGTCGGCGTCGCGGATCGTGGAGAGCCGGTGCGCGATGACGAAGGACGTCCGTCCGACGCGCAACGCGTTCATCGCCTGCTGCACGAGCACCTCGGTGCGGGTGTCGACCGAGCTGGTGGCCTCGTCGAGGACGAGGATCTCCGGGTCGGCGAGGAACGCCCGCGCGATGGTGAGGAGCTGCTTCTCCCCCGCCGACAGCGCGGTGGCCTCGTCGTCGAGCACGGTGTCGTAGCCGTCGGGCAGGGTGCGCACGAACGGGTCGACGTGGGTGGCACGCGTCGCCGCGAGGAACTCCTCCTCGCCGACCTCGGCACCGTCGCGCACGCCGTACCGCAGGTTCTCCTCGATGGTGCCCTTGAACAGCCACGTGTCCTGCAGCACCATGCCGATGCGCGAGCGCAGGTCGTCGCGGGTGAGGGCCCGCGTGTCGACGCCGTCGAGGGTGATGCGCCCGCCGTCGACCTCGTAGAACCGCATGAGGAGGTTGACCAGGGTGGTCTTGCCGGCGCCGGTCGGGCCGACGATCGCGACGGTCCGACCGGGCTCCGCGACGAGGTCGAGGTGCTCGATGAGCGGCTCGTCGGGGACGTAGGAGAACGACACGTCCTCGAACGCGACCCGGCCCTGCACGGTGCCGAGCTGCTCGGGGTCGGCGGGGTCGGGGTCCTGCTCCGGGGCGTCGAGGAGCTCGAACACCCGCTCGGCCGACGCGACGCCGGACTGCAGGAGGTTCATCATCGACGCGATCTGCGTCAGCGGCTGCGTGAACTGGCGCGAGTACTGGATGAACGCCTGCACGTCGCCGATGGACAGCTGCCCCGACGCGACCCGCAGACCGCCGATGACCGCCACGAGCACGTAGTTGAGGTTCGCGAGGAACCCCATCGACGGCTGCATGGTGCCGGAGATGAACTGGGACTTGCGGGACGCCTCGTAGAGCGCGTCGTTCTCGGTCGCGAACTTCTCCGCGGCGGCGGCCTGGTGGCCGTACACCTTGACCAGGGCGTGCCCGGTGAACATCTCCTCCACGTGCGCGTTGAGCCTGCCTGTGGCTGCCCACTGGGCGACGAACTGCGGCTGCGAGCGCTTGGCGATCTGCATGGTGAGGATCACCGACAGCGGCACGGTGACGAGCGCGACGAGCGCCAGCACCCAGGAGATCCAGAACATCATCGCGAGCACGCCCACGACGGTGAGCAGCGAGGTCACGAGCTGCGCGAGCGTCTGCGTGGTCGTCTGGGCGACGTTGTCGATGTCGTTGGTGACGCGGGACAGGATCTCGCCGCGGGCCTGCTTGTCGACGTGGCTCAGCGGGATGCGGTGCAGCTTCGCCTCGACGTCGTCGCGCAGCCGCCGCATCGTGTTCTGCACGGCGACGGTCATGATGCGCGACTGGAGCCAGCCGAACAGGAACGCACCGACGTAGATCGCGAGCACCCACAGCAGGATCTCGCCCAGGCGGGAGAAGTCGACACCCTGGCCGGGCACCACCCCGTCCATCGACGCGAGCATGTCGGCCTGGGTGTCGTCGCCCGCGGCGCGCAGCCCGTCGACGACCTGCG contains:
- a CDS encoding YbaK/EbsC family protein, whose amino-acid sequence is MNDPTAALLPTLGDLDWVPAVGRPDLLADPVAAVLTAWAGVDDRAATSVAVAEIDPDHADTATLNTVHGLPPEASANCVVVAGRRGEVERVAACVVPATTAADVNTRVRKLLDVRKASFLPMERATRETGMEYGGITPLGLPAGWRVLVDERFRAPGSLALMGSGLRRSKVLMPGPLLCELPGVEVVADLGVVRG
- a CDS encoding DUF6510 family protein; the encoded protein is MTLPRPLPLDGNAAAGPLAAVLAGDATTATARCAGCGATAVLATAVVYRTAMGTVVRCASCEQVLAVVVERPAGATVSVRGCAWVRVAG
- a CDS encoding alpha/beta hydrolase, which gives rise to MSAHPPHHAAPPTGRTPTVRAGGSGAATTGSRDDDHHDRRPRDGRRRSVTVVVLAVVAVLLALVAVGALLPGVPGLGHLGAQASAWAVWLAVAGLVVTLLGAVALLRHGSVARVVVVCAGLVAAVCSVVVVTVQLRVAQEHEVAVDIAEMFRVSQDRRAHDVDVTYGEQDGVPLGLSLWLPDGGTGTSAAAAPVVVLVHGGGWTGGHRAQAGTAAHATWFADQGYLVASVDYPLATATTPRWDTAEAQVACALVWLGQHAADHGGDPGRVLLAGDSAGGNLALDVAYRGAAGTLAPACEGPVPPVTAVSALYPVASPVAFHDNPDPLLGADARRYAETYTGGTPDEVPDRYASIWPAVHVTDVSPPTLMVHGAADHLVPAAGTQQLGDVLRTHGVTHDVVLVPAADHVFDRAPGGVGTQVWRELTARLVPAS
- a CDS encoding TrmH family RNA methyltransferase, coding for MNHPALVRVTDPADPRLHDYTGLTDVKLRTVREPAEGLFMAESSNVIRRALAAGHRPRSFLMADRWLESMADVLAEHPEAPVYVADEPVLEQITGFHLHRGALAAMHRPVLPDVAELLGAARDGAGARRVAVLEDIVDHTNVGAIFRSAAALGVDAVLVTPRCADPLYRRSVRVSMGTVFQVPWTRIPDWPVASDAGHVGGADLLRGLGFAVAALALSDDAVSLDDLAADPPERLALVLGAEGDGLKPRTVAAADVVVKIPMAGAVDSLNVAAASAVAFWATRTA
- a CDS encoding NADPH:quinone oxidoreductase family protein, translated to MTRTTRAWRVHRTGEPTEVMSLDDVEVPPPGPGEASVRVLAVAVNFPDVLLARGQYQVRPEPPFVPGIELCGEVTAVGAGVDRVAVGDRVVGSHIGVLAEEVVLPAALLHPAPAPLDDAQAAALTVAYQTAWFGLHRRAGLAAGETLLVHAAAGGVGTAACQLGRAAGARVIGVVGSDAKAAVARAAGAEHVLLRSDDVAAAVKEITGGHGADVVFDPVGGASFEASTKCVAFEGRIVVVGFASGQIPPVRANHALVKNYSVVGLHWGLYAQRDPALVDTAHAELVRLAADGVIRPVVADVVPFDKAPEAVELLATGATTGRLVVQVAS
- a CDS encoding FAD-binding oxidoreductase; this translates as MTPWLAATVVGTRALTAASRTLVLAVPGFQGARPGQHVDVRLTAPDGYQASRSYSLAATGTDERVELAVAAVPDGEVSPYLVEVARPGDVMEVRGPLGGYFVWDPADPSPVLLVAGGSGVVPLVAMLRARAAAGSGTPFLLVLSVRTRADVMFADELSDPGDGVTVRRVVTREADGDRPAGRLGAADLDATGFGPDDAPAVFVCGPTGFVEHAATMLTGLGHPAARVRTERFGGTS
- a CDS encoding SDR family oxidoreductase is translated as MRRFEDKVTIITGGSRGIGYAVAERIVAEGGRVVLTGRKADSLAAAVAQLGEDHASAVAGKADDPAHRDEVLAHTLERHGRLDHLVNNAGINPAWGPALETEPSVIRKIIDVNVVAALEWTRDAVAAGLADSVVNTASIAGTTASPNIAFYGVSKAALINLTAQLAHELAPRLRVNAVAPAVVRTRLAEALYVDREEEVAAGYPLRRLGEPADVAGPVAFLLSSDAAWITGQTLRIDGGASILPLG
- a CDS encoding sulfite oxidase-like oxidoreductase → MGIVTRGFGGRREVDPDVPPGQYVTDDFPVLSTGPTPNVDEDRWSLEVRTETGETRRWDWSALLALPAEDVTTDIHCVTHWSKLGTTWRGVSVDTLLADVETSADFVMAHSFGGYTTNVPLEDLTDGRAWIAYEFEGEPLDPVHGGPARLLVPHLYFWKSAKWVRELELMTTEDLGFWEVNGYHAYGDPWLEQRYA
- a CDS encoding TetR/AcrR family transcriptional regulator, giving the protein MKTTPVADAVLKAALDLFASQGYATTSVQQIVEAAGVTKGAMYHYFQSKDDLLFAIYDRILTLQKRRLDEIVAQGGATLDVIRAVCVDVVETSIDLMPEGTVFFRSMHMLTPARNQEVTRRRREYHDEFAALVARAQAEGVVRTDVPRPVLIAHFYSDVHYLSYWYSPSGPESKTEVASQLADLFLRSITVEDG
- a CDS encoding glucose 1-dehydrogenase, with the translated sequence MTAAATTLFDLSGRVALVTGGARGIGAAYVRALHDAGARVVVADLLEDEGSALAADLGDRVRFARLDVTDEDGWAAVVADVVAGWGGLDVLVNNAGIANAGPIEHYPRAKWDAVIAVNLTGVYLGCRAVVAALRARGGGSIVNISSVEGMRGSTHLHGYVASKFGVRGLTKSLAVELGADGIRVNSVHPGFVETDMTARIDPSGLPIPLRRGGRPDDLTGTLLYLASDASAYVTGAELVVDGGMINGVGHL
- a CDS encoding DsbA family oxidoreductase, yielding MPTVHVDIWSDIACPFCYVGKRNFESAVAASDVDVEVTYRSFQLSPDMPTDVSGTHAEMLAAKMGVDVDTARGMEARTTGLAREVGLDFDYEALHPANTLLAHRLLHLAKAHGLQGEMKERLLAAYFTQGRHVGRLDELVDLAAEVGLDATEVRAALTGDDYTADVEQDVAQAAAYGIRGVPFFVLDGRLAVSGAQPPEVFASALRQATEQVA
- a CDS encoding siderophore-interacting protein, with the protein product MTQTATAETTSVTTPYKMFDVEVSRVTRLCPSFVRITFTGQDLDRFADNGRDQRIKFLLPAPCGGWEYLDRQNPDWFTTWRELPEERRNPLRTYTVRAVRPDLREVDVDIVLHGDTGPASRWANGARPGSPLVIIGPDAAHDGPHGGLEFNPPATSHALLLAGDETAVPAIASICESLPDDAVGEVFLEVPHAEDRWTLVAPAGVRVTWLAREDREHGDLLVPAVQGAADRMLALGVRASVDEVPGVPAPAITAAGVDLDGELADVDIDTDVLWEVPVDADGRPLVQDTTLYAWFAGEAGVIKTLRRHLVTHRGVDRKSVAFMGYWRRGRAEC
- a CDS encoding YbhB/YbcL family Raf kinase inhibitor-like protein produces the protein MDFTRPIPPDPYSLLPVPATFTLTSPDLTDGAAMSAEHAVDGGNTSPELSWSGFPADTRSFVVSCFDPDAPTPSGYWHWHLLDVPADVTSLPRGAGSADGALLPAGAFQLTSDGGQEGFEGAGPPPGDHAHRYVFAVHALDVDSLGLSTDNTNVHAAFNVYFHTLARATLTGTYQR